A stretch of the Haloarcula ordinaria genome encodes the following:
- the psmB gene encoding archaeal proteasome endopeptidase complex subunit beta has translation MRDSIPGSDFSRPPSADEFQSDPYSPEVGSLPEQSAQDAEKVNKTGTTTIGITTAEGVVIATDMRASLGGRFVSNKNVQKVEQIHPTGALTLVGSVGGAQSFIRTLRAEVNLYEARRGEDITMKGLSTLAGNFARGGPFFAINPILGGVDEDGHHVYSIDPAGGVMKDDYTVTGSGLTVAYGTLEDRYEDDMSNEEAREVAAASIKAAAERDTGSGNGIYLADVTAEGVDIQGYDFDELL, from the coding sequence ATGCGAGACAGTATTCCCGGCTCCGATTTCTCCCGACCGCCGAGCGCGGACGAGTTCCAGAGCGACCCGTACTCACCGGAGGTCGGCTCGCTCCCCGAGCAGTCCGCACAGGACGCGGAGAAGGTCAACAAGACGGGGACGACGACTATCGGTATCACGACCGCCGAGGGTGTCGTCATCGCGACGGACATGCGCGCCTCGCTCGGTGGCCGCTTCGTCTCCAACAAGAACGTCCAGAAGGTCGAACAGATCCACCCGACCGGGGCGCTCACCCTCGTCGGTAGCGTCGGGGGCGCCCAGTCGTTCATCCGCACGCTCCGGGCCGAGGTCAACCTCTACGAGGCCCGCCGGGGCGAGGACATCACGATGAAAGGGCTCTCGACGCTGGCCGGTAACTTCGCCCGCGGCGGTCCCTTCTTCGCTATTAACCCGATTCTCGGCGGCGTCGACGAAGACGGCCACCACGTCTACTCAATCGACCCCGCCGGCGGCGTGATGAAAGACGACTACACGGTCACCGGCTCCGGGCTCACGGTCGCGTACGGGACCCTCGAAGACCGCTACGAGGACGACATGAGCAACGAGGAGGCCCGTGAGGTGGCCGCAGCGTCCATCAAGGCCGCGGCGGAGCGAGACACGGGGTCCGGGAACGGCATCTACCTGGCCGACGTCACGGCCGAGGGCGTCGACATCCAGGGCTACGACTTCGACGAACTCCTGTAA
- a CDS encoding SRPBCC family protein encodes MASVVLKSSKRFSEAHRKNMHTVTATRTINTPVATVWDAIDDFGNVYRFHPDVKHSESINVAGTGEGVQRQCDFYNGGVIREEVVERIPEERQVSNVYDLGSFPLKEMVGSFDLKPIDENSTDVTFTMSFVPKYGPVGWLMAKVMMKGQFRDVAEGILSGLDTHLQTGETVGQDGDPETADAPTATVA; translated from the coding sequence TTGGCCAGCGTCGTCTTGAAGTCCAGTAAGAGATTCTCTGAGGCTCATAGAAAAAACATGCACACCGTAACAGCAACGCGAACTATCAATACGCCCGTCGCAACCGTCTGGGACGCCATCGACGACTTCGGGAACGTCTACCGGTTCCACCCGGACGTCAAACATTCAGAAAGCATCAACGTCGCTGGGACCGGCGAAGGGGTCCAGCGACAGTGCGACTTCTACAACGGCGGCGTCATCCGCGAAGAGGTCGTCGAGAGGATCCCCGAAGAGCGACAGGTCAGTAACGTGTACGACCTCGGTTCGTTCCCGCTAAAGGAGATGGTCGGTAGCTTCGACCTCAAACCGATCGACGAGAACAGCACCGACGTCACGTTTACCATGTCGTTCGTGCCGAAGTACGGCCCAGTGGGCTGGCTGATGGCCAAGGTGATGATGAAGGGCCAGTTCCGTGACGTAGCGGAGGGCATCCTTTCGGGACTCGATACCCACCTGCAGACCGGGGAGACCGTCGGCCAGGACGGCGACCCGGAGACTGCGGACGCCCCCACCGCAACGGTGGCTTGA
- a CDS encoding type II CAAX prenyl endopeptidase Rce1 family protein — translation MGALLGIVAGGFVVGAIYERTESLFIVSIIHSLLNSIGIGLALLASLCGVSLSRD, via the coding sequence GTGGGTGCACTATTGGGTATCGTAGCTGGTGGATTCGTTGTCGGTGCCATCTACGAACGGACAGAAAGTCTATTCATCGTGAGTATCATTCACAGCCTCCTTAATTCGATTGGGATTGGGCTCGCGCTGTTGGCAAGCTTGTGCGGCGTGTCACTCAGTAGAGATTGA
- a CDS encoding DUF7534 family protein, with product MNLSRRSRFVIYESFLIILGFAIAAQISPPDVYSQVLGTVVILTITLPLSYWLVYKRQ from the coding sequence ATGAACTTATCACGCCGTTCCCGTTTCGTCATCTACGAGTCTTTCCTTATTATTCTCGGATTCGCAATCGCCGCCCAGATCTCGCCCCCAGACGTCTATAGTCAAGTGCTCGGGACGGTCGTGATCCTCACGATTACACTCCCACTCTCGTATTGGTTGGTGTACAAACGTCAGTAA
- a CDS encoding PadR family transcriptional regulator → MHDLTGFQRDLLYVIAGLDEPHGLAIKEELEQYYEGGVNHGRLYPNLDTLVEKGLVEKGQLDRRTNFYTLTQRGVRELDARQDWEAQYVSA, encoded by the coding sequence ATGCACGACTTGACTGGTTTCCAACGGGACTTGTTGTACGTCATCGCGGGACTGGACGAACCCCACGGTCTGGCAATCAAAGAGGAACTCGAACAGTACTACGAGGGTGGCGTCAACCACGGCCGTCTCTACCCGAACCTCGATACACTGGTCGAGAAAGGGCTCGTCGAGAAGGGACAGCTGGACAGACGGACGAACTTCTACACACTGACCCAGCGTGGGGTCCGCGAGCTCGACGCCCGGCAGGACTGGGAAGCGCAGTACGTCTCGGCGTAA
- a CDS encoding UPF0175 family protein: MATIEIDDDVYEALQLPEGERSPAMKRELAVSLYARDILSFGKARTLAEMSKREFQELLGEREIARHYDERELEEDLDYAG, from the coding sequence ATGGCGACGATAGAGATCGACGACGACGTTTACGAGGCGTTACAGCTCCCGGAGGGGGAGCGCTCACCCGCGATGAAGCGGGAGTTGGCGGTCTCGCTGTACGCCCGCGATATCCTCTCGTTCGGGAAAGCCCGTACGTTGGCGGAGATGTCGAAACGGGAGTTTCAGGAACTCCTCGGCGAACGTGAAATCGCCCGGCACTACGACGAGCGGGAACTCGAAGAAGATCTCGACTATGCCGGATAG
- a CDS encoding alpha/beta fold hydrolase — MPTIQCNGAELYYEDHGEGDPIVFLHGATAGLRYFEPQLASLSNEYRTLAVDFRGHGRSEKTELGHTLSQYARDVHEFLRQLDLDDVVIAGWSMGAIVSWEYIDQFGTDRVRAMVDVDMEPSPMKRDDYEYGSYGRDDLEQTINQIQTDPLGLLEEQATGMLKEKPSRELRNLILDEGSQTPPAIQGTLMFGLLYLRDYRDILSTIDVPTLVCAGADEKWRSVESVEYAAEILPESSFELFEDSGHCITVEEPERFNRILSDFINSL, encoded by the coding sequence ATGCCTACCATCCAGTGTAACGGCGCGGAACTCTACTACGAAGACCACGGCGAGGGAGATCCCATCGTCTTCCTCCACGGAGCAACGGCTGGCCTCCGGTACTTCGAACCACAATTGGCCAGTCTGTCGAACGAATACCGAACCCTTGCCGTCGATTTCAGAGGCCACGGACGCTCGGAGAAGACCGAACTCGGTCACACGCTCTCACAGTACGCCCGTGATGTGCATGAGTTTCTCCGCCAGCTCGATCTCGATGACGTCGTCATCGCAGGGTGGTCGATGGGGGCAATCGTTTCGTGGGAATACATCGATCAGTTCGGGACCGACCGGGTTCGGGCTATGGTCGATGTCGATATGGAGCCCTCACCAATGAAACGCGACGACTACGAATACGGGAGTTACGGGCGTGATGACCTTGAACAAACGATCAACCAGATTCAAACTGATCCGCTTGGTCTCCTTGAAGAGCAAGCAACGGGAATGCTCAAAGAGAAGCCATCGCGTGAGCTTCGCAATCTCATCCTTGACGAAGGATCTCAAACCCCACCGGCGATTCAGGGAACTCTCATGTTCGGATTACTGTACCTGCGCGATTACCGAGACATACTTTCTACGATCGACGTCCCGACATTAGTGTGTGCTGGAGCAGATGAGAAATGGCGAAGTGTGGAATCCGTCGAATACGCAGCGGAAATCCTCCCAGAGTCCAGCTTCGAACTGTTTGAGGACAGCGGACACTGCATCACGGTTGAGGAGCCCGAACGGTTCAATCGAATACTCAGCGATTTTATCAACTCTCTCTGA
- a CDS encoding site-2 protease family protein: MNITFSDAEVKDLFVAWLALGVAFTLFLERDIRMALLGDIAGLTVGGVVSVLAVSLLTVGVGFLLHELAHKVVAVRFGQLAAFKADYRMLGFAIIGGLAGFLFAAPGAVVHRGRITEREGGLIALAGPVTNLALAVVFLVPFVFALLSGIRGFLWEVARMGVQINLLLAGFNMIPFGPLDGRKVREWSTLVFLVVAVPSILLGLGALFVL, translated from the coding sequence GTGAACATCACCTTCAGCGACGCGGAGGTCAAGGACCTGTTCGTCGCGTGGCTCGCGCTGGGCGTCGCGTTCACGCTGTTCCTCGAACGCGACATCCGCATGGCGCTCTTAGGCGACATCGCCGGCCTGACCGTCGGTGGCGTCGTCTCGGTGCTGGCCGTGAGTCTGCTGACGGTCGGCGTGGGATTCTTGCTCCACGAACTTGCCCACAAGGTTGTCGCGGTCCGGTTCGGCCAGTTGGCGGCGTTCAAAGCCGACTACCGGATGCTCGGGTTCGCCATCATCGGCGGTCTGGCCGGCTTCCTCTTCGCCGCGCCGGGGGCCGTCGTCCACCGCGGGCGCATCACGGAACGCGAGGGCGGCCTCATCGCACTCGCGGGCCCGGTGACGAACCTCGCTCTCGCAGTGGTGTTTCTCGTCCCGTTCGTATTCGCCCTGCTCAGCGGCATCCGCGGGTTCCTCTGGGAAGTGGCACGGATGGGCGTCCAGATCAACCTCCTGTTGGCGGGCTTCAACATGATTCCGTTCGGCCCACTCGACGGGCGGAAGGTCCGCGAGTGGAGCACGCTCGTTTTCCTCGTGGTTGCCGTCCCCTCGATTCTCCTCGGCCTCGGTGCGCTGTTCGTCCTCTGA
- a CDS encoding DUF555 domain-containing protein, giving the protein MNYLVAMEAAWLVRDVEDIDDAIGVAVSEAGKRLNEAEMDYVEVEVGATGCPACGEPFDSAFIAADTALVGLVLEMDVFNAESTEHAQRIAKSEIGGALRDVPLKVIEVFETEADDEAEAEA; this is encoded by the coding sequence ATGAACTATCTCGTAGCGATGGAAGCCGCCTGGTTGGTCCGTGACGTTGAAGACATCGACGACGCCATCGGGGTCGCCGTGAGCGAGGCCGGCAAGCGCCTCAACGAAGCCGAGATGGACTACGTCGAAGTCGAGGTCGGCGCGACGGGATGTCCCGCCTGTGGCGAACCGTTCGACTCGGCGTTCATCGCCGCGGACACGGCGCTCGTCGGGCTCGTCCTCGAGATGGACGTGTTCAACGCGGAGTCCACCGAACACGCACAGCGCATCGCGAAGAGCGAGATCGGCGGCGCGCTGCGGGACGTCCCGCTGAAGGTCATCGAAGTCTTCGAGACCGAAGCGGACGACGAGGCCGAAGCAGAGGCCTGA
- a CDS encoding HEWD family protein, translating into MAEIVPPRERVCERCGRHDVWDEGKSSWIIASAEGEKEFGSPYCLHEWDISGTYNPLA; encoded by the coding sequence ATGGCAGAAATCGTACCCCCGCGAGAGCGCGTCTGTGAACGGTGTGGGCGGCATGACGTGTGGGACGAGGGCAAGAGCAGCTGGATTATCGCCAGCGCGGAGGGCGAGAAGGAGTTCGGCAGTCCCTACTGTCTCCACGAGTGGGACATCAGCGGTACCTACAATCCGCTCGCGTGA
- a CDS encoding CBS domain-containing protein, protein MELPTPEDLRERRNELGLTQSELAEQADVSQPLIARIEGGDVDPRLSTLRRIVNALEEAEGGIVRAADLMNSPVVSVAPDDSVHETKALMDEKGYSQVPVIRDGSPQGLIGNSDIRQRSEENVGDLPVAEVMHESIATVEPDATIDEVDAYLNHNAAVMVVEDGRTVGVITEADIARTVS, encoded by the coding sequence ATGGAACTGCCGACGCCCGAGGACCTTCGGGAGCGACGGAACGAGCTCGGACTGACCCAGAGTGAACTGGCCGAACAGGCCGACGTCTCCCAACCGCTCATCGCGCGCATCGAGGGCGGAGACGTCGACCCCCGGCTCTCGACGCTCCGTCGCATCGTCAACGCGCTCGAGGAGGCAGAGGGCGGCATCGTCAGAGCGGCCGACCTGATGAACTCCCCGGTGGTCTCGGTCGCACCGGACGACTCCGTCCACGAGACGAAGGCCCTGATGGACGAGAAGGGGTACTCCCAGGTGCCGGTCATCCGTGATGGGTCGCCCCAGGGGCTCATCGGGAACTCGGACATCCGCCAGCGCTCCGAAGAGAACGTCGGTGACCTGCCCGTCGCCGAAGTGATGCACGAATCTATCGCGACGGTCGAACCCGACGCGACCATCGACGAGGTCGACGCCTACCTCAACCACAACGCGGCCGTGATGGTCGTCGAGGACGGCCGGACAGTCGGTGTCATCACCGAGGCCGACATCGCACGGACGGTCAGCTGA
- a CDS encoding TraB/GumN family protein gives MTEHAESAAGDLPEPSGRGSVQVVGTAHVSEHSVEAVEEALESSRPDIVAVELDEGRYRQMQGETPEDLDASDLLRGNTVFQFLAYWMLSYIQTRLGEQFDIEPGADMQAAIDTAERLGIGVALVDRDIQTTVQRFWARLTVREKITLVGSLLAELGPPLTVGLSVGAVVGISAVVVASALGGPFIVPSAVTGALAGSLGGSLVGILDSVLVGVVVTVVLGVTIAALLSRQRGGDDIDEFDLEQLTETDVVTAMMEEFRRFSPGGAEALIDERDAFIAHRLVGLREAGYDVVAVVGAGHREGIERYLEDPQSLPPMESLVGKETGSRFSIYKIVGWGITVAFVAFFVLLAMAGVRNTFLLQVFAAWFLINGIVAAGLARLAGAHWSSSLVGGGVAWMTSVNPLLAPGWFAGYVELRYLSVNVGDIGKLNEILADEESPILDLVQRMRAVPLFRLILIVAMTNIGSMIASFLFPVVALPYLASQDRDVGWVVSKMIEGAQNSADLIWGLVV, from the coding sequence ATGACCGAACACGCGGAGTCGGCGGCGGGCGACCTCCCGGAACCGTCGGGGCGAGGGTCCGTCCAGGTCGTCGGAACCGCCCACGTCTCGGAACACAGCGTCGAAGCGGTAGAGGAGGCACTCGAGTCCTCACGGCCGGACATCGTCGCCGTCGAACTCGACGAGGGCCGGTACCGACAGATGCAGGGCGAGACGCCCGAAGACCTCGACGCGAGCGACCTGCTCAGGGGGAACACGGTCTTTCAGTTTCTGGCGTACTGGATGCTCTCGTACATCCAGACCCGTCTGGGCGAGCAGTTCGACATCGAACCCGGCGCCGACATGCAGGCCGCGATCGACACCGCAGAGCGGCTGGGAATCGGCGTCGCCCTCGTCGACCGTGACATCCAGACGACGGTCCAGCGGTTCTGGGCCCGGCTGACCGTTCGGGAGAAGATAACGCTCGTCGGGAGCCTGCTCGCGGAACTCGGTCCCCCGCTCACCGTCGGTCTGAGTGTCGGCGCGGTGGTAGGTATCTCCGCTGTCGTCGTCGCGTCGGCGCTCGGCGGTCCATTCATCGTCCCGTCGGCGGTCACCGGTGCGCTCGCCGGTAGCCTGGGTGGGTCTCTCGTTGGAATCCTCGATTCGGTGCTCGTCGGCGTCGTCGTCACCGTCGTTCTCGGCGTGACCATCGCAGCACTGCTGTCCCGACAGCGCGGTGGTGACGATATCGACGAGTTCGACCTCGAACAGTTGACCGAGACCGACGTCGTCACGGCGATGATGGAGGAGTTCCGCCGGTTCTCGCCGGGCGGCGCCGAGGCGCTCATCGACGAGCGCGACGCGTTCATCGCCCACCGACTGGTCGGCCTCCGCGAGGCGGGCTACGACGTGGTCGCCGTCGTCGGGGCGGGCCACCGGGAAGGTATCGAGCGGTACCTCGAGGACCCACAAAGCCTCCCACCGATGGAGTCGCTGGTCGGTAAGGAGACCGGCAGTCGGTTCTCCATCTACAAAATCGTGGGATGGGGCATCACGGTGGCGTTCGTCGCCTTCTTCGTCCTGCTCGCGATGGCCGGCGTCCGGAACACGTTCCTGCTCCAGGTGTTCGCTGCCTGGTTCCTCATCAACGGCATCGTCGCCGCGGGGCTGGCGCGTCTGGCCGGGGCCCACTGGAGCAGCTCGCTGGTCGGTGGCGGCGTCGCCTGGATGACGAGCGTCAACCCGCTGCTCGCACCGGGCTGGTTCGCGGGCTACGTCGAACTGCGCTACCTCTCGGTCAACGTCGGCGACATCGGGAAGCTCAACGAGATTCTGGCCGACGAGGAGTCCCCGATTCTGGACCTCGTACAGCGGATGCGGGCCGTCCCGCTGTTCAGGCTCATCCTCATCGTCGCGATGACCAACATCGGGAGCATGATCGCCAGTTTCCTCTTCCCCGTCGTGGCGCTGCCGTATCTCGCCTCACAGGACCGCGACGTCGGCTGGGTCGTCTCGAAGATGATCGAGGGCGCCCAGAACAGCGCCGACCTCATCTGGGGGCTGGTCGTGTGA
- a CDS encoding PaaI family thioesterase gives MSENRGPTVTIEFDQNEYDRLREVSDSPAELLYDSAIQRLELLESIAFTQDGGFQGPEGFSKILDPEYPTWPLGCLLGLELRSMGDGKSQWVLEAGPEHANPMGTIHGGVLCDLGDAALSTAYMSTVNPDESFMTVDLTVNYLRPVWSGRLEAVGRVVHKGRRIGLAECDITTEEGDLVARLSGTCMTLEKESANRTAPV, from the coding sequence ATGAGCGAGAATAGAGGCCCAACAGTCACTATCGAGTTCGATCAGAACGAGTATGACCGACTCAGGGAGGTGTCTGATTCGCCAGCCGAGTTGCTCTACGACTCAGCGATACAGCGACTCGAACTGTTGGAGTCGATTGCGTTCACTCAAGACGGAGGGTTCCAGGGCCCGGAGGGGTTCAGCAAGATCCTGGATCCAGAGTATCCGACGTGGCCGCTTGGATGCCTCCTCGGACTCGAACTCCGCTCGATGGGTGATGGCAAGTCGCAATGGGTGCTCGAAGCGGGCCCGGAACACGCGAACCCGATGGGGACCATCCACGGTGGGGTACTCTGTGACCTTGGGGATGCAGCACTCAGCACAGCGTACATGAGCACCGTCAACCCAGACGAATCGTTCATGACGGTCGACCTGACAGTGAATTACCTAAGACCCGTCTGGAGTGGACGACTGGAGGCGGTCGGGCGGGTCGTCCACAAGGGCCGAAGGATCGGGCTCGCAGAGTGTGATATTACGACTGAAGAGGGTGATCTCGTCGCACGCCTCTCTGGAACGTGTATGACCCTCGAAAAAGAATCCGCGAACCGAACAGCCCCTGTCTGA
- a CDS encoding DUF3368 domain-containing protein has protein sequence MRDDGLLYLVEVERSDLFVELFHELDLGETAAICYAVEQNADLVLLDDRDGRRVARRHDLNVTGVIGILLRGAKTGVVNLEHELEVLREAGFWISDDLYEQILSKADP, from the coding sequence TTGCGCGACGACGGACTCCTATATCTCGTGGAGGTGGAACGCTCGGACTTGTTCGTGGAGCTCTTCCACGAGCTTGACCTCGGTGAGACAGCAGCGATCTGCTATGCCGTCGAGCAGAATGCCGACCTCGTTCTACTCGACGATCGCGACGGACGGCGCGTCGCCCGCAGACACGACCTGAACGTCACGGGCGTGATCGGAATCCTGCTTCGCGGAGCGAAGACCGGCGTAGTGAACCTGGAGCACGAACTGGAGGTCCTTCGTGAAGCTGGATTCTGGATTTCTGACGACCTCTACGAACAGATACTCTCCAAAGCCGATCCGTAG
- the purM gene encoding phosphoribosylformylglycinamidine cyclo-ligase, whose product MTDEREDEPAEESEQEGLTYAETGVDIDASEAATKALIGAAGEFEGDYAGLVDIGDQYLALATDGVGTKLLVAEAMDDYSTIGIDCMAMNANDLVATGVEPVAFVDYLAVEAPDEETSEEIGAGLREGAKRAGVALVGGETAVMPDVIKGLDIAGTCAGLAPKDSVFPGEAVAGDAIVGWPSSGIHSNGLTLAREAVTRNHEYSDPFPPNYDVSIGEELLTPTRIYSDVLPVLRDHETHAAAHVTGGGWTNLTRMGAFHYDIDAPFEAQPVYEFVQDEGDVSDEEMHRTFNMGTGFVAALPEEDAEAVVEASQDARIVGSVADGDETVSIRGLELRD is encoded by the coding sequence ATGACCGACGAGCGCGAGGACGAGCCAGCGGAGGAGTCGGAGCAGGAGGGACTCACCTACGCCGAGACGGGCGTCGACATCGACGCCAGCGAGGCGGCGACGAAGGCGCTCATCGGCGCCGCGGGCGAGTTCGAGGGCGACTACGCTGGCCTCGTCGACATCGGCGACCAGTACCTCGCGCTCGCGACGGACGGCGTCGGGACGAAACTGCTCGTCGCCGAGGCCATGGATGACTACTCCACCATCGGCATCGACTGCATGGCGATGAACGCAAACGACCTCGTCGCGACGGGGGTCGAACCGGTCGCGTTCGTCGACTACCTGGCGGTCGAGGCTCCGGACGAAGAGACGAGCGAGGAAATCGGTGCGGGCCTCCGCGAGGGCGCAAAGCGGGCGGGCGTCGCGCTCGTCGGCGGCGAGACGGCCGTGATGCCCGACGTCATCAAGGGACTGGACATCGCCGGCACCTGTGCGGGTCTGGCGCCGAAAGACAGCGTCTTCCCGGGCGAAGCAGTGGCGGGCGACGCTATCGTCGGATGGCCCTCGTCAGGCATCCACTCGAACGGGCTGACGCTCGCTCGCGAGGCGGTGACACGGAACCACGAGTACAGTGACCCGTTCCCGCCGAACTACGACGTCTCCATCGGCGAGGAGCTCCTGACGCCGACACGAATCTACAGCGACGTGCTGCCGGTCCTCCGGGACCACGAAACGCACGCCGCGGCCCACGTGACGGGCGGCGGCTGGACGAACCTCACGCGGATGGGGGCGTTCCACTACGACATCGACGCCCCGTTCGAGGCGCAGCCGGTCTACGAGTTCGTCCAGGACGAGGGCGACGTGAGCGACGAGGAGATGCACCGGACGTTCAACATGGGGACCGGATTCGTCGCTGCGCTCCCCGAGGAAGACGCAGAAGCGGTCGTCGAAGCGTCGCAGGACGCACGAATCGTCGGCTCCGTCGCCGACGGCGACGAGACGGTGTCGATTCGCGGGCTGGAACTTCGCGACTGA
- a CDS encoding universal stress protein, with protein MRTAMRIAEDKDGEILVMSVVTVPEQTPLSRGREQTDEKREILDRAMSLAEDADVPVSGTIRISHHAASAILNTITQYDSDAVIVGWKGRRTQRRDAVLGSNVDRIVKEADCDVYVEKFGLEMDGRVDSILLPTAGGPHAALAVETAAAIARSTRATLYPVYVLGTTPTREEREQGESLLATVSETVDDVPIETRLLENDDVVEALVDESANHDLTIIGATREGVFQKFLFGTIPETVAERAATSVIMTKASLELGTKLQESAKKLGERVTGRANPLEEDELK; from the coding sequence ATGCGCACCGCGATGCGCATCGCGGAGGACAAGGACGGCGAGATTCTGGTGATGAGCGTCGTCACCGTCCCCGAGCAGACGCCGCTCTCTCGCGGCCGCGAGCAGACCGACGAGAAACGGGAGATACTGGACCGCGCGATGAGTCTCGCCGAGGATGCAGACGTCCCGGTCAGTGGGACCATCCGTATCAGTCACCACGCGGCCAGCGCCATCCTCAACACCATCACCCAGTACGACAGTGACGCCGTCATCGTCGGGTGGAAGGGGCGGCGGACCCAGCGGCGCGACGCCGTCCTCGGGTCGAACGTCGACCGTATCGTCAAGGAGGCCGACTGCGACGTCTACGTCGAGAAGTTCGGCCTGGAGATGGACGGACGCGTCGACTCGATTCTCCTCCCCACGGCGGGCGGACCACACGCGGCGCTGGCCGTCGAGACTGCGGCTGCTATCGCCCGCTCGACCCGCGCGACGCTCTACCCCGTCTACGTCCTCGGAACCACCCCGACGCGAGAGGAACGTGAGCAAGGCGAGTCGTTGCTCGCGACGGTCAGTGAGACGGTCGACGACGTCCCCATCGAGACGCGCCTGCTCGAGAACGACGACGTGGTCGAGGCGCTGGTCGACGAGAGCGCGAACCACGACCTCACTATCATCGGCGCGACCCGCGAGGGCGTGTTCCAGAAGTTCCTCTTCGGGACGATTCCGGAGACTGTCGCGGAGCGTGCGGCCACCTCGGTCATCATGACGAAGGCGTCCCTGGAGCTGGGGACGAAACTCCAGGAGTCGGCGAAGAAGCTCGGCGAGCGCGTGACCGGACGGGCGAACCCGCTCGAAGAAGACGAGCTGAAATAG
- a CDS encoding halocyanin domain-containing protein, protein MYDSNRNATRRRVVAATVTTLLGASLAGCYGGSSSGDGGSSGETESGSSSDGSSSESGSDDTSGESSGSSSDGSNPSFGGWFEDVSNFDGVVDETGSGEVTVTVGSSANGGNFGFGPAAVRVDTGTTVVWEWNGKGGSHNVAADAGAFESELVSEDGHTFSHTFEEAGTVKYACTPHETVGMKGAVVVE, encoded by the coding sequence ATGTACGACAGCAACAGGAACGCGACCAGACGGCGTGTAGTCGCGGCGACCGTGACAACGCTGCTCGGGGCATCGCTCGCGGGCTGTTACGGCGGGAGTAGCTCCGGAGATGGCGGCTCATCGGGTGAAACTGAAAGCGGCAGTTCCTCCGACGGCTCGTCAAGCGAGAGCGGGAGTGACGACACCTCCGGCGAGTCGTCCGGCAGCTCGTCGGACGGCTCGAATCCCAGCTTCGGTGGCTGGTTCGAGGACGTCTCGAACTTCGACGGCGTGGTCGACGAAACCGGGTCGGGCGAGGTAACCGTGACGGTCGGTTCCTCGGCCAACGGCGGTAACTTCGGCTTCGGTCCTGCGGCCGTCCGCGTCGACACGGGAACCACCGTCGTCTGGGAGTGGAACGGCAAGGGCGGGTCGCACAACGTCGCTGCCGATGCTGGGGCGTTCGAGAGCGAGCTCGTCTCCGAAGACGGCCACACGTTCTCTCACACTTTCGAGGAGGCAGGGACAGTCAAATACGCTTGCACGCCGCACGAGACAGTCGGAATGAAGGGCGCCGTCGTCGTCGAGTAG